One Acidimicrobiales bacterium DNA window includes the following coding sequences:
- a CDS encoding alpha/beta fold hydrolase — protein sequence MEQFQRGSLVFDVRDRGPEDAAEAVVLLHGFPASAACWDGVVPHLAEAGYRTLAPNQRGFSPGARPSGRTAYRQSERVADVLALADAAGLDRFHLVGHDFGAEVAWGVADQYPDRLLSVTSVSVAHPRAFARAFTRSSQALQSWYMFAVQVPGVPERAFLAGGGRFLRWNLVRSGLAEDVADRYVEHMRQPGALTAALNWYRALRPGDMAGPIEVPTLLVWSTEEVFVNRAGIYDTGRYVTGPYRLEVLEGVSHWVPEEAPDRLAALVLDHVRQHARK from the coding sequence ATGGAACAGTTCCAGCGGGGGTCGCTCGTCTTCGACGTGCGCGACCGGGGGCCGGAGGACGCCGCCGAGGCGGTGGTGCTGTTGCACGGGTTCCCGGCGTCGGCCGCCTGTTGGGACGGCGTCGTGCCGCACCTGGCGGAGGCGGGCTACCGCACGCTGGCGCCCAACCAGCGGGGCTTTTCGCCCGGCGCTCGCCCGTCGGGCCGGACTGCCTACCGGCAGTCGGAGCGGGTGGCCGACGTGCTGGCGTTGGCCGACGCCGCGGGGCTCGACCGGTTCCACCTCGTCGGCCACGACTTCGGCGCCGAGGTGGCGTGGGGCGTGGCCGACCAGTACCCCGACCGCCTGCTGTCGGTCACGTCGGTGTCCGTGGCCCACCCTCGTGCGTTTGCCCGGGCGTTCACGCGCAGCAGCCAGGCGCTGCAGTCGTGGTACATGTTCGCCGTGCAGGTGCCGGGGGTGCCCGAGCGGGCGTTCCTGGCGGGGGGCGGGCGGTTCCTGCGGTGGAACCTGGTGCGCTCCGGGCTGGCCGAGGACGTGGCCGATCGTTACGTCGAGCACATGCGCCAACCCGGTGCGCTGACCGCCGCGCTCAACTGGTACCGAGCCCTGCGGCCGGGCGACATGGCCGGGCCCATCGAGGTGCCCACGTTGTTGGTGTGGAGCACCGAGGAGGTGTTCGTCAACCGGGCGGGCATCTACGACACCGGCCGCTACGTGACCGGCCCCTACCGGTTGGAAGTGCTCGAAGGGGTCAGCCACTGGGTGCCCGAGGAGGCCCCGGACCGGCTGGCGGCGCTGGTGCTCGACCATGTCCGGCAGCACGCCCGCAAGTGA
- a CDS encoding ATP-binding protein, with product MVKALMRSHQQGDDRAFHSAAEALIEDERRKRHDLLANELTAILQEPTSGKRPLHVSSLKPLPKTRDDLPLLSISQPSVTFQDLVLPADVSSVLESVVDEFRQRSMLRAHGVRPRSTLLFVGPPGCGKSVSGAAIAGELGLAIARIQLATVVSSYLGETARNLEQIFTFLNSGSWVLQFDEFDMLGRERSDRSDHGELRRVVAAMLQIIDENNADSVFVATSNHPGLLDSAVWRRFDEVVEFPLPDEAARAALIRLKLRGVRADLKPTEEARRMEGLSAADIESVCLNAIRLMVRRFDKAVTAEHIAYGMEREEARRRAINSSLG from the coding sequence TTGGTCAAGGCGCTGATGCGGAGCCATCAGCAAGGCGACGATCGCGCCTTCCACTCCGCCGCCGAGGCACTCATCGAGGACGAGCGACGGAAACGGCATGATCTCCTCGCTAACGAATTGACGGCGATTCTCCAAGAACCGACGTCAGGCAAGCGGCCGCTGCACGTTTCCTCACTCAAGCCGTTGCCGAAGACCCGAGACGACCTCCCCTTGTTGTCGATCTCGCAGCCGTCAGTCACGTTCCAGGATCTCGTGCTCCCGGCCGACGTGAGCTCCGTCTTGGAGTCCGTGGTCGACGAGTTTCGCCAACGGTCGATGCTGCGAGCGCACGGGGTTCGCCCTCGCTCAACGCTCCTCTTTGTCGGGCCGCCGGGATGCGGAAAATCTGTCAGCGGCGCCGCGATCGCCGGTGAACTCGGGCTGGCTATCGCCCGAATCCAGCTCGCCACCGTCGTATCGTCGTACCTCGGAGAGACGGCGCGGAACCTCGAACAGATCTTCACCTTTCTCAACAGCGGTTCGTGGGTGCTTCAGTTCGACGAGTTCGACATGCTCGGCCGCGAGCGATCAGACCGGTCGGACCACGGTGAACTTCGACGCGTCGTTGCTGCAATGTTGCAGATCATCGATGAAAACAATGCCGACTCTGTGTTTGTTGCCACTTCGAATCATCCGGGACTGCTCGATTCGGCCGTCTGGCGTCGCTTCGATGAGGTTGTGGAATTCCCGCTTCCAGACGAAGCAGCGCGCGCCGCACTAATTCGGCTAAAACTCCGAGGAGTGCGAGCAGACTTGAAGCCTACTGAAGAGGCCCGTCGAATGGAGGGGCTCAGCGCAGCCGACATCGAAAGCGTCTGTCTGAACGCTATTAGGCTGATGGTTCGCCGCTTCGACAAGGCGGTAACCGCCGAGCACATCGCGTACGGAATGGAACGGGAAGAGGCACGGAGACGAGCGATCAACAGCTCCCTGGGATGA
- a CDS encoding flavin reductase family protein has product MHAFEALAATLDYPMYIVTTSAQDERAGCLVGFTTQCSIDPPRFLVCLSKANRTERVARHAEVLVVHLVDAERRDLAELFGGETGDEVDKFAGVRWEPGPAGAPVLDDCARWFAGRILDRFDLGDHVGYLLEPVDGAAEAAGPFFTFQSARTIEAGHPA; this is encoded by the coding sequence TTGCACGCTTTTGAGGCCCTCGCCGCCACCCTCGACTACCCCATGTACATCGTGACCACGAGCGCGCAGGACGAGCGCGCCGGGTGCCTCGTCGGCTTCACCACCCAGTGCAGCATCGACCCGCCGCGGTTTTTGGTCTGCCTCTCCAAAGCCAACCGCACGGAACGGGTGGCGCGGCACGCCGAGGTGCTCGTCGTGCACCTGGTCGACGCCGAACGCCGTGACCTGGCCGAGTTGTTCGGCGGCGAGACCGGCGACGAGGTCGACAAGTTCGCCGGCGTCCGCTGGGAGCCCGGGCCTGCCGGGGCCCCCGTGCTCGACGACTGCGCCCGATGGTTCGCGGGCCGCATCCTCGACCGCTTCGACCTGGGCGACCACGTGGGCTACCTGCTCGAACCGGTCGACGGGGCTGCAGAAGCGGCAGGCCCCTTCTTCACCTTCCAGTCGGCCCGCACCATCGAAGCGGGCCACCCCGCCTGA
- a CDS encoding sigma-70 family RNA polymerase sigma factor produces MAATAPDHAAERLHRYCATRDERLREELVREHTALARAIARRFAGRGEPLDELTQVALIALSRAIERYDPSRGTAFDAYAQATIVGELKRHFRTTWRLRVPRSLQELYLDVRSAVDALDQELGRSPTIPEIAEYAGITEEAVVEAMEVGRNYRLGSLEAGRFGDEAVELPEFGHEDKGLQFLEDRNTVAFLLEGLPERERAILRLRFWEELSQSEIAVHMQVSQMHVSRLLSRSLARLRTVAEQSAQAGAPAV; encoded by the coding sequence ATGGCGGCAACGGCCCCCGACCACGCGGCGGAACGGTTGCACCGGTATTGCGCAACGCGCGACGAGCGCCTTCGCGAGGAACTGGTGCGAGAGCACACCGCCTTGGCTCGTGCCATCGCCCGGCGCTTCGCGGGCCGCGGCGAGCCCCTTGACGAGCTGACGCAGGTCGCCCTCATCGCCTTGTCGCGAGCCATCGAGCGCTACGACCCGTCTCGGGGAACGGCGTTCGACGCTTACGCCCAGGCCACCATCGTCGGTGAGTTGAAGCGTCACTTCCGCACCACGTGGCGCCTGCGGGTCCCTCGCTCGTTGCAGGAGCTGTACCTCGACGTGCGCAGCGCCGTCGACGCCCTCGACCAGGAGCTGGGCCGGTCGCCCACCATCCCCGAGATCGCCGAGTACGCAGGCATCACCGAAGAAGCAGTCGTCGAGGCCATGGAGGTGGGCCGCAACTACAGGCTCGGCTCGCTCGAAGCAGGCCGCTTCGGCGACGAGGCCGTCGAGCTGCCCGAGTTCGGCCACGAGGACAAGGGCTTGCAGTTCCTCGAGGACCGCAACACCGTGGCGTTCCTGCTCGAAGGCCTGCCCGAACGGGAACGGGCCATCCTGCGCCTGCGCTTCTGGGAGGAACTGAGCCAGTCGGAGATCGCCGTGCACATGCAGGTGAGCCAGATGCACGTGTCGCGGTTGCTGTCGCGCAGCCTGGCCCGCTTGCGCACGGTGGCCGAACAGTCGGCCCAGGCAGGCGCCCCGGCGGTCTAA
- a CDS encoding helix-turn-helix domain-containing protein — translation MTAINDQNRPSPDRVPMIDKAALPRLFDVPGLAAHLGVKERHIRRLIAERRIPFIKWGHLIRFDPDDIAAWLDRNRSRAS, via the coding sequence GTGACTGCCATCAACGACCAGAACCGCCCGTCGCCTGACCGAGTCCCGATGATCGACAAGGCGGCGCTGCCCCGGCTATTCGACGTGCCGGGGCTCGCCGCCCACCTCGGCGTCAAGGAGCGCCACATCCGACGCCTCATCGCCGAGCGCCGCATCCCCTTCATCAAGTGGGGCCACCTCATCCGCTTCGACCCCGACGACATCGCCGCCTGGCTCGACCGGAACCGCAGCCGCGCGAGCTAG
- a CDS encoding ribbon-helix-helix domain-containing protein has translation MAKKTHGRTRSGKAITDALVEAVAKQAEEGFDVGEILRRRGGRPPMGSSAASVESVRLDPELSEALRQRAEEEGRTSSDVIRAALRRYLKAG, from the coding sequence ATGGCAAAGAAGACACACGGCCGGACCCGAAGCGGCAAGGCGATCACCGACGCGCTGGTCGAGGCGGTGGCCAAACAGGCCGAGGAAGGCTTCGACGTCGGCGAGATCCTTCGGCGCCGCGGCGGCCGCCCGCCGATGGGTTCAAGTGCTGCCTCTGTGGAGTCGGTGCGACTCGACCCGGAGCTAAGCGAAGCCCTGCGACAGAGGGCTGAGGAGGAGGGCCGCACGAGTTCCGACGTGATCCGTGCAGCTCTCCGCCGCTACCTCAAAGCCGGCTAG
- a CDS encoding site-specific integrase — protein MIRLDNGEWVWHPPKSEAGVRTIAISPFTARMLAEHMDRFSAPGADGLVFVNQAGNPLIASSFHTHYFKPALAAARVKCRFHDLRHTSVALAIRAGAHAKTIQVRMGHASITVTLDRYGDLFPELDEAIASAFDKAFNATDTARRGGGVSEVA, from the coding sequence TTGATCCGCCTGGACAACGGTGAGTGGGTCTGGCACCCACCCAAGTCGGAGGCGGGCGTGCGGACCATCGCCATCTCCCCGTTCACGGCGCGGATGTTGGCCGAGCACATGGACCGGTTCTCGGCGCCGGGCGCGGACGGCTTGGTGTTCGTGAACCAGGCGGGCAACCCGCTGATCGCGTCGAGCTTCCACACGCACTACTTCAAGCCCGCGCTGGCCGCCGCCCGCGTGAAGTGCCGATTCCACGACCTGCGCCACACGAGCGTGGCGCTGGCCATCCGAGCGGGTGCCCACGCCAAGACGATCCAGGTGCGGATGGGCCATGCGTCGATCACGGTCACGCTCGACCGCTACGGCGACCTGTTCCCGGAACTCGACGAGGCGATCGCGTCGGCGTTCGACAAGGCGTTCAACGCAACTGACACGGCCCGCCGAGGCGGCGGTGTCAGCGAGGTGGCGTAG
- a CDS encoding dehydrogenase E1 component subunit alpha/beta, translating into MAATTTMSDRSSGGGSLFGFPHEELVDDFRLACVSRAIDDREMALQKQSKVFFQISGAGHEALLLGLARSLRPAYDWFFPYYRDQALVLGLGVTPTEVLLQAVGSADDPASGGRQMPSHWGSRELNIVTQSSPTGSQCLPAVGCAEAARYISRRPQLPGCSAHGDELTYVSLGEGATSEGEFWESLNTAATLHLPVLFLVADNGFAISVPSSDQSPAPISELVRGFRGLEVHRFDGRDYFTARRNGAKAIAQVRAGVGPALIHATVTRPYSHSAADTQSKYRSTEELADEADHDPILLMERNLVRGGVLTEEEAGAIRDDAKQIVADAAREALGAARPDPATIREHVVAMPSLPDPGEVPAEGEGAGDVVAFGEAIKRTLHEQMAADERIRVFGEDVADAREQVLANVEGKGGVFGTTHGLQRTYGIARCYNTPLAEANIIGRAVGQAIRGLRPAPEIQFFDYIWPAMQQLKSEVATIRWRSNGAFTCPMVVRVPIGGYLTGGSIWHSQSGESIFAHVPGLLIAFPSRARDAAGLLRAAFRHEDPVLFLEHKHLLRQPYTRDPYPPSDWVLPFGRGEVRRPGADLTIVTYGATVEKSLRAAERLADAEVGDIEVIDLRTIVPWDQELVAASVKRTGRVLVVHEDIVTCGFGAEVAAWVADNCFEHLDAPVRRVAAIDTHVAYEPTLENAVLPQIDDIAAAAEELLAY; encoded by the coding sequence ATGGCAGCCACCACGACGATGAGCGATCGCTCCAGCGGCGGCGGCTCGCTGTTCGGGTTCCCCCACGAGGAGTTGGTCGACGACTTCCGCCTGGCGTGCGTGTCGCGGGCAATCGACGACCGGGAGATGGCCCTCCAGAAGCAGTCGAAGGTGTTCTTCCAGATCTCCGGGGCGGGCCACGAGGCGCTGCTGCTGGGGCTAGCCCGGTCGCTGCGGCCCGCCTACGACTGGTTCTTCCCGTACTACCGCGACCAGGCCTTGGTGCTGGGCCTCGGGGTGACGCCCACAGAGGTGTTGCTCCAGGCGGTCGGCTCGGCCGACGACCCGGCGTCGGGTGGGCGGCAGATGCCGTCGCACTGGGGGTCGCGGGAGCTCAACATCGTCACCCAGTCGAGCCCCACGGGCAGCCAGTGCCTGCCCGCGGTGGGATGCGCCGAGGCGGCCCGCTACATCTCCCGGCGCCCGCAACTGCCGGGCTGTTCGGCCCACGGCGACGAGCTGACGTACGTCTCGCTGGGGGAGGGGGCCACCTCCGAGGGCGAGTTCTGGGAGTCGTTGAACACGGCCGCCACCTTGCACCTGCCGGTGCTGTTCCTGGTGGCCGACAACGGCTTCGCCATCTCGGTGCCGTCGTCCGACCAGTCGCCTGCGCCGATCTCGGAGTTGGTGCGGGGCTTCCGTGGGTTGGAGGTGCACCGCTTCGACGGGCGCGACTACTTCACGGCCCGGCGCAACGGGGCCAAGGCCATCGCCCAGGTGCGGGCCGGCGTGGGGCCGGCGCTCATCCACGCCACGGTGACCCGGCCGTACTCGCACTCGGCGGCCGACACCCAGAGCAAGTACCGCTCCACCGAGGAGTTGGCCGACGAGGCCGACCACGACCCCATCCTGCTGATGGAGCGCAACCTGGTACGGGGCGGTGTGCTGACGGAGGAAGAGGCCGGAGCCATCCGCGACGACGCCAAGCAGATCGTGGCCGACGCGGCGCGAGAAGCGCTGGGTGCTGCTCGGCCCGACCCCGCCACGATCCGGGAGCACGTCGTGGCCATGCCCTCGTTGCCCGACCCGGGGGAGGTGCCCGCTGAAGGCGAGGGCGCCGGCGACGTAGTGGCCTTCGGCGAGGCGATCAAGCGCACGCTGCACGAGCAGATGGCGGCCGACGAGCGCATCCGGGTGTTCGGCGAGGACGTGGCCGACGCCCGGGAGCAGGTGCTGGCCAACGTCGAGGGCAAGGGCGGGGTGTTCGGCACCACCCACGGGCTGCAGCGGACGTACGGCATCGCCCGCTGCTACAACACGCCGTTGGCCGAGGCCAACATCATCGGGCGGGCGGTGGGCCAGGCCATCCGAGGGTTGCGGCCCGCGCCGGAGATCCAGTTCTTCGACTACATCTGGCCTGCCATGCAGCAGCTCAAGAGCGAGGTGGCCACCATCCGCTGGCGCTCAAACGGGGCGTTCACCTGCCCCATGGTCGTGCGGGTGCCGATCGGCGGTTACCTCACCGGCGGGTCGATCTGGCACAGCCAGTCCGGAGAGTCGATCTTTGCCCACGTGCCCGGGTTGTTGATCGCCTTTCCGTCACGCGCCCGTGACGCCGCGGGGCTGCTACGCGCCGCGTTCCGGCACGAGGACCCGGTGCTGTTCCTGGAGCACAAGCACCTGTTGCGCCAGCCCTACACCCGCGACCCGTACCCGCCGTCCGACTGGGTGCTGCCGTTCGGGCGGGGCGAGGTGCGCAGGCCGGGGGCCGACCTCACCATCGTCACCTACGGCGCCACCGTGGAGAAGTCGTTGCGAGCGGCCGAGCGGCTGGCGGATGCCGAGGTCGGCGACATCGAGGTGATCGACCTGCGCACGATCGTGCCGTGGGACCAGGAGCTGGTCGCCGCCTCCGTGAAGCGGACGGGGCGGGTGCTGGTGGTGCACGAGGACATCGTCACGTGCGGGTTCGGGGCCGAGGTGGCAGCGTGGGTGGCCGACAACTGCTTTGAGCACCTCGACGCCCCGGTGCGCCGGGTGGCGGCCATCGACACGCACGTGGCCTACGAGCCCACGCTGGAAAACGCCGTGCTCCCGCAGATCGACGACATCGCCGCCGCCGCCGAGGAGTTGTTGGCGTACTGA
- a CDS encoding SDR family oxidoreductase, which produces MADRVVVITGGSAGVGRATAQAFAKQGATVAVLARDPDRLEETAKEIESLGGRGMAVPVDMADAAGVDDAAERVEREAGPIDVWVNNAMTSVFARFLDVTPEEFQRVTEVTYLGYVYGTRAALTRMVPRNRGVVIQVGSALAYRGIPLQAAYCGAKHAIQGFTESVRTELLHEGSAVELCQVHLPAVNTPQFDWVLSRLPRRAQPVPPIYQPELAADAVAFVAEHPTRELWVGGTTVATLAANKVMPGVLDHYLARTGVDGQQTDEPTDPDRPSNLWSPVPGPFGAHGAFDDEATSTSPTLALTKLKHRATSALRRARG; this is translated from the coding sequence ATGGCGGATCGTGTCGTTGTCATCACCGGAGGTTCAGCGGGCGTGGGACGGGCCACGGCCCAGGCCTTCGCCAAACAAGGCGCCACCGTCGCCGTGCTCGCTCGTGACCCCGACCGCCTGGAGGAGACGGCCAAGGAAATCGAATCCCTCGGCGGACGCGGGATGGCCGTGCCCGTCGACATGGCCGACGCCGCCGGGGTCGACGACGCCGCCGAGCGGGTGGAACGCGAGGCAGGGCCGATCGACGTGTGGGTGAACAACGCCATGACGTCGGTCTTCGCCCGCTTCCTCGACGTCACGCCCGAGGAGTTCCAACGGGTCACCGAGGTGACCTACCTGGGCTACGTCTACGGCACCCGCGCGGCGCTGACCCGCATGGTCCCCCGCAACCGCGGCGTGGTGATCCAGGTCGGCTCCGCCCTCGCCTACCGCGGCATCCCCTTGCAGGCGGCCTACTGCGGGGCCAAGCACGCCATCCAGGGCTTCACCGAATCCGTTCGCACCGAACTGTTGCACGAGGGCAGCGCCGTCGAGCTGTGCCAGGTGCACCTGCCTGCGGTCAACACGCCGCAGTTCGACTGGGTGCTGTCACGCCTGCCCCGACGGGCCCAGCCCGTCCCTCCGATCTACCAACCGGAGTTGGCCGCCGACGCCGTGGCCTTCGTGGCCGAGCACCCCACTCGGGAACTGTGGGTGGGCGGCACCACCGTCGCCACGTTGGCGGCCAACAAGGTGATGCCCGGCGTGCTCGACCACTACCTGGCCCGCACCGGCGTCGACGGGCAGCAGACCGACGAACCCACCGACCCCGACCGTCCGTCGAACCTGTGGTCGCCGGTGCCCGGCCCCTTCGGCGCCCACGGCGCCTTCGACGACGAGGCCACAAGCACGAGCCCCACGCTCGCCCTCACCAAGCTCAAGCACCGGGCCACCTCCGCCCTACGCCGAGCCCGGGGTTAG
- a CDS encoding S8 family peptidase, giving the protein MGHLARTAVLGIDPRLVLVFELGAPVEPEDFRRAGLRVLDASHRRVVIAFADDPELAAFNERLDALQGGAPEGQKSEPYAAFFDAIDSLRTLGPDDRVTERLAQVLASGSADGMLRLDVECWHPDDRDLAADWLAALSDAVDQAGGRVADRYVHDAAGLLLARVYAPAKRVHELAELDFVARIDVLPTPALTVPQLLGTDDARLPPVEPPADGAPIVGVIDSGVRSAHPLLAGAVVTADALGTGIADGQDEHGHGTMIAALILHGRVDSAIARGLPLRPLAQIVSARVLNSENQFPEEDLWERDLADAVEWCVDQGASVINISLGDNRAVLSEARQMSAAAVIDALARRHGVTIVICTGNIGPLDYMDVSDEGAAVAYPAPLLDAAHARLIDPAPAMLALTVGGMTQAAAATGLSGRETVVRVPMGRPGWPSPFTRVGPGVGGAVKPELVELAGTLGIESGRLVDNDAELSVISAGAAVDRLLAFDVGTSFAAPLATRVATAVKARFPDFSANLVRALVLSSAEPPAFGQELEAERPSDRAEAVRRLFGYGRPSIARATESTTHRVVLVAEDQIPIDGIHIYEIPVPEAFFAAGGQRGLDVALAYSPRTRAHRLDYMASRMEFHLVRGMPLDDVARIFAQLEDEADDGENADTDVQGEAGGQELDAEPAQPTSLRQLGSRYCGMSPSTTVRSRGANQLGRVVFSQRLDRDRHTPMHLVVRNLNRWDDSTATQPYALALALWRTESHGELYAELEARLETVVEVPVEIELRP; this is encoded by the coding sequence ATGGGCCATCTCGCCCGGACCGCCGTTCTTGGCATCGACCCCCGTCTCGTGCTCGTGTTTGAACTCGGCGCGCCAGTCGAACCGGAGGACTTCCGACGGGCGGGACTACGCGTGCTCGACGCCTCGCACCGCCGTGTCGTCATCGCCTTCGCCGACGACCCGGAGCTCGCAGCGTTCAATGAGCGCCTGGACGCACTGCAGGGCGGGGCACCGGAGGGCCAGAAGTCGGAGCCGTACGCGGCGTTCTTCGACGCTATCGACAGCCTGCGGACTCTGGGACCGGATGACCGCGTCACGGAGCGGTTGGCGCAGGTCCTCGCATCCGGCTCAGCCGACGGGATGCTACGGCTGGACGTCGAGTGCTGGCACCCCGACGACCGCGACCTCGCCGCGGATTGGCTCGCAGCGCTCTCCGATGCCGTTGATCAAGCCGGCGGGCGCGTGGCGGACCGCTACGTCCATGATGCAGCAGGGCTTCTGCTCGCACGCGTGTATGCGCCGGCCAAACGGGTACACGAGCTCGCCGAGCTTGACTTCGTAGCACGAATCGACGTACTTCCGACCCCCGCGCTCACCGTGCCGCAGCTTTTGGGAACGGACGATGCGCGACTCCCTCCGGTTGAGCCGCCCGCGGACGGGGCACCGATCGTCGGGGTGATCGACTCAGGCGTCCGTTCGGCTCACCCCCTCCTGGCTGGCGCGGTCGTGACCGCGGACGCACTCGGCACGGGCATCGCCGACGGCCAGGACGAACACGGGCACGGGACGATGATCGCCGCACTGATTCTTCACGGTCGCGTGGACAGCGCCATCGCCCGCGGGCTGCCCCTTCGGCCGCTCGCGCAGATCGTCTCAGCTCGCGTGCTCAACTCCGAAAACCAATTCCCGGAGGAAGACCTGTGGGAACGGGACCTCGCGGACGCAGTTGAATGGTGTGTCGATCAGGGCGCTTCGGTAATCAACATCTCGCTCGGCGACAATCGGGCCGTCCTTTCCGAGGCACGTCAGATGAGCGCCGCCGCCGTCATCGACGCCCTGGCGCGTCGGCACGGGGTCACGATCGTGATCTGCACCGGCAACATCGGACCGCTCGACTACATGGACGTGAGCGACGAAGGTGCCGCTGTTGCGTATCCCGCGCCGCTTCTGGACGCCGCCCACGCCCGGCTCATTGATCCCGCTCCCGCCATGCTCGCTCTCACCGTAGGCGGGATGACCCAGGCGGCCGCCGCGACCGGACTGAGCGGGCGCGAGACGGTCGTCCGAGTTCCCATGGGACGCCCGGGCTGGCCGTCCCCGTTCACGCGAGTGGGCCCGGGCGTTGGCGGCGCGGTAAAGCCTGAACTGGTCGAGCTGGCAGGAACGCTGGGGATCGAGTCCGGCCGGCTTGTGGACAATGACGCCGAGTTGAGTGTGATCAGCGCGGGAGCCGCCGTAGACCGGCTCCTTGCTTTCGATGTCGGTACGAGTTTCGCGGCGCCTCTCGCCACCCGCGTCGCCACGGCTGTCAAGGCCAGATTTCCGGACTTCTCGGCTAATCTGGTTCGCGCCCTGGTGTTGTCATCGGCTGAGCCACCTGCATTCGGGCAGGAATTGGAAGCCGAGCGCCCGTCAGACCGCGCCGAGGCGGTTCGTCGCCTCTTCGGATACGGGCGACCATCCATCGCGCGAGCTACTGAGTCGACCACCCACCGTGTCGTCCTCGTAGCCGAGGATCAGATCCCGATCGACGGAATCCACATCTACGAGATTCCTGTTCCCGAAGCGTTCTTCGCCGCGGGTGGGCAGAGAGGGCTGGACGTTGCGCTTGCATATAGCCCCCGGACGCGCGCGCACAGGCTCGATTACATGGCGAGCCGCATGGAGTTCCACCTGGTCCGTGGGATGCCTCTCGACGACGTCGCCCGAATATTCGCCCAGTTGGAGGACGAGGCAGATGACGGCGAGAATGCCGATACTGATGTCCAAGGCGAAGCAGGTGGGCAGGAGCTTGATGCCGAACCGGCTCAGCCCACGTCGCTCCGACAACTCGGCTCCCGCTACTGCGGGATGTCACCGTCGACCACTGTTCGGTCGCGCGGGGCCAACCAGCTCGGTCGAGTCGTGTTCAGCCAACGCCTGGACCGGGACCGCCACACCCCCATGCACCTTGTTGTTCGGAACCTGAACCGGTGGGACGACTCCACGGCGACACAGCCCTACGCCCTGGCGCTGGCGCTTTGGCGGACCGAGTCGCACGGCGAACTCTACGCCGAGCTTGAGGCACGACTTGAAACGGTCGTAGAGGTGCCCGTCGAAATCGAGCTTCGGCCTTGA